The genomic region AGAAGGATGCGGCAGCTGTGGTCAAAGATCTGAACGAAGTCGTAGGAGAGATGGAAAGTTACCAGGGGGCAGGCGTGATGACGCTGCATACCGGAGATACGCCGCAGCAGTACAAGGTCGAGGTATGGCATCAGAAGCCTTCCTATTATCGTATTGCGTTAACCAATGCCAAAAAGGATGTAACACAGATTGTCTTGCGTAACGATGAGGGTGTGTTTGTTCTGACGCCTAGCCAGAACAAGAGCTTCCGTTTCCAGAGCAACTGGCCAGATAACCAAGGACAGGTATATCTCTACGAAACATTGATTCGGAGCATTACGGGGGATACGACCCGTCAGTTTGCGGATGAGAAGGAGAGCTATGTTTTTGATGTAGCTGCCAATTATAATACACATGCACTCGTCAGACAGAAAATCTGGCTGAACAAATCGGATTACGCACCGAAACAGGTGGAGGTATCCGACTCCAATGCCAATGTGGTTGTGGATGTGAAGTTTGATTCCTTCAAATTCGGTGCTGCATTTGAGAAAGACGCCTTTGACATGCAACGTAACATGACAGCCAATACAGAAGAAGGCGGCAAAACGGGAACAGACTCTGGTGTGGCTCCTGCGGAGCAAACAGGGAATGAGGGCGGTAAAGAACCTGCCAATCCTCAGACTGCGCCAGAACCAGACGGAGCTGTCACGGATGGACAGTCGGGTGTAGGCGTTGACACAGAGCAGCAAGGTACAGAGGGTGCTGCAACAGGTCAGGAAGGCGAAGAGCCGACACTTGCAGAACCGGAAGGGGCAGACAGCTTCGGCGTGATTCAGCCTACCTATGCACCGGAAGGCGTGCAGCTCAAGGATGATCAGATTCTGGAAGAAGCGGGAGACTACTCGGTTATGCTTCGTTATGAAGGAACATATAATTACACAATATTTGAAGCCAGACCACAGGATCGAGCCGTATCGCTTGCTCCATCCAGTGTAGTGGATCTTGGATTCACACTGGGGATGATCAGCGGAGATGCATTGCAGACTCTGACATGGATGACAGATGGCATAGAATATCGGATTACCAGTGCCGACCTGCCTCAGAACGAAATGGTACGCATTGCAACATCGATGCAGGAAGAGTCAGGCAAATGATTTTTGAACAAATGAACGAATAGTAGCATAAACATAAGGAATGCTAATAAGCATCGGAGACCCGTTCTCCGGTGCTTTGCTTTGATGTGAGACATGTGTACATCTAGGACTGTTTTTTCTTACTCCGAGCACCCAATAATGCAAAACGCGCTTCTACACATAGGGAACCGGGTAAATAATCGATATAAGCAGATTTTTGCTGGGGTGGAAAGTGAAATTTTGCCCTGCCAATCTCGCTTATCGGTCTTCTTCTGTGTTCGCATTTGTTCCTCAAACGGCGCACCTTGCATCTGTTTTTGAATGCGAAACTTCGGTTCATTTGACAGTCACATGCTGGAGCATTACGATGGAGTCTGACGTGAGCCGGATTAAGATGATTAGAGAAGGTGACTTAACGTGCAAGGACAATATCGGCCGACCGAAGCGGAGATCAATTTGGATCATTTGTGTACTAACGTAGAAGCTTTCCGCGAGGCATTGCCTCAGGGCATGAAATTCCTCGCCTGTGTGAAGGCCAATGCCTATGGACACGGAGCGGTGGAGACGGCTAGAGAACTGGAACGAGTGGGTGTGGATTACTTAAGTGTTGCTTTTCTTGACGAAGCTCTGGAACTGCGACAACATGGGATTACGATTCCAATTCTGGTATTGGGTTATACGCCGCCGGAAGGGATCGCTGTTGCTTGTAAACATGATGTGACCATCACGCTGTTCAGCAGGGAAGTGCTCGATGCCATTCGACATCTGGATGCGAGCACATTCGCTAACCAACTGAAGGTTCATATTAAAATCGACAGCGGCATGGGCCGATTAGGTCTGTTGCCTGGCGATGAGGCAGTGGCTTTCATAGAGGAAGTGGCCTCGCTCGATCAGGTGATGCTGGAAGGTATGTTTACCCATTTTGCCAAAGCGGATGAAGAAGACAAAACCTATACACTGGAGCAGTATCGACGGTTCCAATGCGTGGTTCATGCGCTCAGGGATCAGGGATGTGTCATCCCGATTATACATACGGCGAACAGCGCCGCTGCCATTGATACACCGGAATTATCCTATGACATGGTACGTGTAGGAATCAGCCTGTACGGATTGTATCCTTCGGCCCAGGTGAATCATCAGGTGGTGAAGCTGTCCCCGGTATTGATGCTGAAGACGAAGGCGGTTCTGGTTAAAACACTGCCACCCCATTGGGGGATCAGTTACGGAACCCGTTATGTTACACAAGGGCACGAACGAATAGCGACCCTGCCGATCGGCTATGCAGACGGATTCTCAAGAATGCTGACAGGTAAAGCACAAGTGCTT from Paenibacillus sp. FSL R5-0341 harbors:
- a CDS encoding DUF4367 domain-containing protein, which encodes MRRISWMLAMVLVLSALLAACGKKDAAAVVKDLNEVVGEMESYQGAGVMTLHTGDTPQQYKVEVWHQKPSYYRIALTNAKKDVTQIVLRNDEGVFVLTPSQNKSFRFQSNWPDNQGQVYLYETLIRSITGDTTRQFADEKESYVFDVAANYNTHALVRQKIWLNKSDYAPKQVEVSDSNANVVVDVKFDSFKFGAAFEKDAFDMQRNMTANTEEGGKTGTDSGVAPAEQTGNEGGKEPANPQTAPEPDGAVTDGQSGVGVDTEQQGTEGAATGQEGEEPTLAEPEGADSFGVIQPTYAPEGVQLKDDQILEEAGDYSVMLRYEGTYNYTIFEARPQDRAVSLAPSSVVDLGFTLGMISGDALQTLTWMTDGIEYRITSADLPQNEMVRIATSMQEESGK
- the alr gene encoding alanine racemase; the protein is MQGQYRPTEAEINLDHLCTNVEAFREALPQGMKFLACVKANAYGHGAVETARELERVGVDYLSVAFLDEALELRQHGITIPILVLGYTPPEGIAVACKHDVTITLFSREVLDAIRHLDASTFANQLKVHIKIDSGMGRLGLLPGDEAVAFIEEVASLDQVMLEGMFTHFAKADEEDKTYTLEQYRRFQCVVHALRDQGCVIPIIHTANSAAAIDTPELSYDMVRVGISLYGLYPSAQVNHQVVKLSPVLMLKTKAVLVKTLPPHWGISYGTRYVTQGHERIATLPIGYADGFSRMLTGKAQVLVRGRRVPVVGTICMDQCMVSLQSFAEEAEEIQVGEEVVLIGHQSGGVITADEVAIQLGTIAYEVICMMAHRIPRVYTRGGAEVARINPLLTS